Proteins encoded together in one Desulforegula conservatrix Mb1Pa window:
- a CDS encoding ATP-binding protein, whose protein sequence is DRYERGSVMLTSNLPFSKWEQIFKDPMTTAAAIDRLVHHSIILELNLPSYRLEKSKQKINEEKSEENAP, encoded by the coding sequence AGATCGATACGAACGTGGATCTGTCATGCTCACAAGTAATCTTCCCTTTTCCAAATGGGAGCAGATTTTCAAGGATCCCATGACTACCGCCGCTGCCATTGACAGACTTGTACATCATAGCATCATTCTTGAACTTAACTTGCCAAGCTACAGGCTGGAAAAGTCAAAACAGAAAATTAACGAGGAAAAAAGTGAGGAAAATGCGCCTTAA
- a CDS encoding DUF3486 family protein, producing MPKPSSIEILPQAVKEWLDTTLVEKNFSGYQLLENELKERGYQISKSAIHRYGQNFEKRLAAVRLSTEQAKAIVDASPDDEGAVNDALMRLVQDKLFNVLIDLEVDPAKVNFGSLARAVAELGRASVTQKKWASEVKKKAEEAAATVVQAARKGGLSDDTVDEIKRRILGIAS from the coding sequence ATGCCCAAACCCAGCAGCATAGAAATTTTGCCACAGGCGGTCAAAGAGTGGCTGGACACGACTCTGGTTGAAAAGAATTTCAGCGGATATCAGCTGCTCGAAAATGAGCTTAAAGAGCGCGGATATCAGATCAGCAAGAGCGCTATCCACAGATACGGGCAGAATTTTGAAAAAAGACTCGCGGCTGTCAGACTTTCAACAGAACAGGCCAAGGCTATTGTCGATGCCTCACCCGATGATGAAGGTGCTGTAAACGATGCTCTCATGAGACTGGTTCAGGACAAGCTTTTTAATGTCCTTATAGATCTGGAAGTTGACCCTGCAAAAGTGAATTTTGGTTCCCTCGCAAGGGCAGTGGCAGAACTTGGCCGGGCTTCTGTTACCCAGAAGAAATGGGCTTCAGAGGTAAAGAAAAAGGCAGAGGAAGCGGCGGCCACAGTTGTCCAGGCAGCCAGAAAAGGCGGTCTTAGTGATGATACCGTGGACGAGATCAAGCGTAGGATACTGGGGATAGCATCATGA
- a CDS encoding terminase large subunit domain-containing protein: MTITEITDPLADPLVQYQKAWAEDQSEVAIIEKSRRTGISWTEAGITTLEASAKSGMNAWYIGYNKDMAYEFILYCAWWAKLYNLAAGEIEETEEVFKDGDESKSILSFIIRFDSGWRITALSSRPANLRGKQGRVIIDEAAFHEQLGELLKAAMALLMWGGKVRIISTHNGVDNEFNEVITEVRSGKKPYSLHRVTLDEALEDGIYKRICIKLGKKWSPEAEAVWRQNLLDFYGDAADEELCCIPSKSGGTWLPISLIEARMNRDTPVLRVERTDEYTLKPEPERIADIAAWCEEELLPLISKIPKNSKTVFGEDFARSGDLTVIAPLIIEQDLRRRSPFVLEIRNMPFKQQEQILFYLVDRLPGFCGGVMDARGNGQYLAEVAAQRYGVGRIIQLMLSEGWYLENMAPFKSAMEDGSIYDIPGDKDILADMRAFKIIKGVPRIQERSTDGKGQKRHGDAGIAFVLGYFASRTMDGMSDVIEVMTALPRESDRLLRGYND; encoded by the coding sequence ATGACAATTACCGAAATTACTGATCCGCTTGCCGATCCGCTTGTTCAATATCAGAAGGCCTGGGCCGAAGATCAGTCAGAAGTGGCCATCATAGAAAAGTCCAGACGTACAGGCATTTCATGGACTGAGGCTGGAATAACAACGCTTGAGGCATCTGCCAAGTCCGGCATGAATGCCTGGTACATCGGCTACAACAAGGACATGGCTTACGAGTTCATTCTGTACTGCGCCTGGTGGGCCAAGCTCTACAACCTCGCGGCCGGAGAAATCGAGGAAACTGAGGAAGTCTTTAAAGATGGCGATGAAAGCAAGTCCATCCTTTCCTTTATAATTCGTTTTGATTCCGGCTGGCGCATCACGGCTCTTTCATCCAGACCTGCCAACCTTCGAGGCAAGCAGGGCCGGGTTATCATAGATGAAGCTGCTTTCCACGAACAGCTCGGAGAACTTCTGAAAGCGGCAATGGCTCTTTTGATGTGGGGCGGCAAGGTTCGCATTATTTCCACACACAACGGCGTGGATAACGAATTCAACGAAGTCATTACAGAGGTCAGGTCAGGCAAAAAACCTTACAGCCTGCACAGGGTGACCCTTGATGAGGCCCTGGAAGACGGAATTTACAAAAGAATCTGCATCAAGCTTGGGAAAAAATGGAGTCCTGAAGCAGAAGCTGTCTGGCGTCAGAACCTCCTGGATTTTTATGGAGACGCGGCTGACGAGGAACTTTGCTGCATACCAAGCAAGAGCGGCGGAACCTGGCTGCCCATAAGCCTGATAGAGGCAAGAATGAACAGGGACACGCCAGTTCTGCGGGTAGAAAGGACTGACGAATACACCCTTAAGCCTGAACCAGAAAGAATCGCTGACATTGCAGCCTGGTGCGAGGAAGAGCTTCTTCCACTGATTTCAAAAATACCAAAGAACTCAAAAACCGTTTTCGGCGAGGACTTTGCCAGAAGCGGAGACCTTACAGTCATAGCGCCTTTGATAATAGAGCAGGACTTGAGAAGGCGGTCTCCATTTGTTCTTGAAATAAGAAACATGCCTTTCAAGCAGCAGGAGCAGATCCTTTTTTATCTGGTTGACCGCTTGCCTGGCTTTTGCGGCGGAGTAATGGACGCGAGGGGCAATGGCCAGTACCTGGCCGAGGTCGCGGCCCAGAGATACGGAGTCGGCAGAATCATTCAGCTGATGCTGTCCGAGGGCTGGTATCTGGAAAACATGGCTCCGTTCAAGTCCGCAATGGAAGACGGATCGATCTACGATATTCCGGGTGACAAGGACATTCTCGCGGATATGAGGGCGTTCAAGATTATCAAGGGCGTCCCCAGAATTCAGGAAAGAAGCACAGACGGAAAAGGACAGAAAAGACACGGAGACGCGGGGATTGCCTTTGTTCTCGGATATTTTGCCTCACGAACAATGGACGGAATGTCTGACGTAATTGAGGTTATGACGGCCCTTCCGCGTGAATCGGACAGGCTTTTGAGGGGGTACAATGACTAA
- a CDS encoding phage portal protein family protein, with the protein MTNRTEGIWVSPTEFISFSDNASERAGLLTELNGSGILGGFDPASWFGILPDPDPVLQKTGDGIMALRALTSDDKVLSCIQNRKLGTLKKRDFAFTPGTKKGLEASPDAVRICEALEKDLENVDLYNIMSQMLDAPYYGTAFSELIWEPSGGSLRLKEIKPRPAEWFGFDGFHRPVLRNNENEPIQFGKLVMARHFHDAVNPYGLRLLSRCFWPVAIKKGGIKFWTILCERFGIPWVIGKVNGDEKARRAAVSQLTSMVQNAVAVVSSNTEVEINTLDNKGGNIHSDLIRMCDTAIARVLHGQSITNEGGKTGTFAESKTSFDALGDFREADEHLIITFWQELAWIYTKINAPEGTLSPTFKYIDPEDYESRAKIDEAVSKTGAKFTKVYYTRNYGYKDDEIEVGTPVEEKPAKEEKPEEKPSKEPGSDFSTRNEDAGFQEQDDPDQIAIDEMLDGLIPEAANAHGIAKAISEIISQAESFEDLEARLEQVLPELMGAEGMEDVLTRAMAAADLWGRFTAGRE; encoded by the coding sequence ATGACTAACAGAACTGAAGGCATCTGGGTAAGCCCCACAGAGTTTATTTCCTTTTCAGATAATGCATCAGAACGTGCCGGACTTCTGACCGAACTTAACGGTTCAGGCATTTTAGGCGGTTTTGATCCAGCCTCATGGTTTGGCATTCTGCCTGATCCTGACCCCGTGCTTCAAAAGACCGGAGACGGGATCATGGCACTCCGGGCGCTTACATCAGACGACAAGGTGCTTTCCTGTATCCAGAACCGCAAGCTTGGAACACTCAAGAAACGTGATTTTGCCTTTACGCCAGGAACGAAAAAAGGCCTGGAGGCAAGTCCCGACGCTGTCCGGATTTGCGAGGCCCTGGAAAAGGATCTTGAAAACGTAGATCTCTACAACATCATGAGCCAGATGCTGGACGCTCCGTATTATGGAACGGCTTTTAGTGAGCTTATATGGGAACCAAGTGGCGGGAGTCTCAGGCTGAAAGAAATCAAACCAAGGCCTGCTGAATGGTTCGGGTTTGACGGTTTCCACAGGCCTGTGCTCCGGAATAATGAAAATGAGCCAATCCAGTTTGGCAAGCTGGTCATGGCAAGACATTTCCATGACGCTGTCAATCCTTATGGACTCAGGCTTTTGTCCAGATGTTTCTGGCCTGTAGCGATCAAGAAAGGCGGAATCAAGTTCTGGACAATTCTTTGCGAGAGGTTTGGCATTCCCTGGGTCATTGGCAAGGTGAACGGCGATGAAAAAGCCAGAAGAGCAGCCGTGTCTCAGCTTACATCAATGGTTCAGAACGCCGTGGCCGTGGTTTCAAGCAATACGGAAGTCGAGATTAATACGCTTGATAACAAGGGCGGCAACATTCACTCAGACCTGATCCGCATGTGCGACACAGCCATAGCAAGGGTTTTGCACGGCCAGTCCATAACCAACGAAGGCGGTAAGACAGGCACTTTCGCGGAATCAAAAACCAGCTTCGACGCTCTGGGCGATTTCAGGGAAGCTGATGAGCATCTGATCATAACCTTCTGGCAGGAACTGGCCTGGATTTACACAAAGATAAACGCTCCTGAAGGAACACTGTCTCCAACTTTCAAATACATCGATCCGGAGGATTACGAGTCAAGGGCAAAGATAGACGAAGCAGTATCAAAGACAGGGGCAAAGTTCACCAAGGTCTATTACACCCGCAATTATGGATACAAAGATGATGAAATTGAAGTCGGGACTCCTGTTGAAGAGAAGCCAGCAAAAGAAGAAAAGCCGGAAGAGAAGCCTTCAAAAGAACCGGGTTCCGATTTTTCGACAAGAAATGAGGACGCAGGGTTTCAGGAACAAGACGATCCTGACCAGATCGCAATTGATGAAATGCTGGACGGACTCATTCCCGAAGCTGCGAACGCCCACGGAATAGCAAAAGCAATATCAGAAATAATAAGCCAGGCAGAATCCTTTGAGGATCTGGAAGCAAGGCTTGAACAGGTGCTTCCTGAACTCATGGGAGCTGAAGGAATGGAAGATGTGCTGACCAGGGCCATGGCAGCAGCTGATCTATGGGGACGCTTTACCGCAGGGAGGGAATAG